The nucleotide sequence ACACAAAGTAAAATGTCGTGCGCATTGGCATCACCTTTATTCCAATAATAGGTATTATTGGTTGCAATTAATTTTATATCGTGTTTTTTGGAAAATTCTACCAAAACCTGATTCACACGATTTTCGTCTTCCTGATCGTGACGCATCATCTCGATATAAAGATCATCGCCAAATTCCTGTTTCCACCAAAGCAAAGCTTCCTCGGCTTGCTTTTCACCAACATTCAGGATTTTACTTGGCACCTCACCATAGAGGTTACCCGTAAGCACGATAATGTCTTCTTTATACTGTTTGATGAATTCCTTATCGATACGCGGCACGTAATAAAATCCATCGGTATACGCTCTGGAAGACATTTTTGCCAGATTGTGGTATCCTTTTTTATTCTTGGCTAACATTACCACCTGGTAGCCATTATCTTTTCTCGATTTATCGGTGTGATTTTCACAAACAAAAAACTCACAGCCAATAATCGCTTTTAATTCTTTAGCTTCAGCAGGCTCACCGTTAGCAATCGCTTCTTCATTCTTCGCCTTTACACTTTTATTAAAATTCCCCACTTCTTTTACAAAATGGAAAGCGCCCATCATATTCGCATGATCGGTAAGCGCTACTGCCGGCATATTTTCTTCGCCTGCTGCATTTACAAGATCGGGAATACTAATAGTCGACTGTAATACCGAGAACTGTGAATGATTATGAAGATGCGCAAAAGGAACCTCATCTAATTTCTCTAGATTCTCCTCGATTTCTTCCGTAGTAATCTCATCGGTTGGCTGTAATTTCTCCAGCCTTTTTCTAATTGCTTCGGAAGCTTTCTTAAGATTAATATGCTTTAAACCAATGGGCTGAAACGGCTCGGGATTCGCCTCGATGTAATCTTCAAAATAACCGGGAGAAGCATTAAGTTTTTCCGCAGAATACGTTCTTTTTCTAACCAATTCTAAGAAACAACGCGTTGTTGCTTCAACATCGGCCGTTGCGTTGTGCGCTTCCCCAAAAGGTTCTTCAAAAAGATATTCGTGTAATTCGGTAAGTGTTGGTAATTTAAATTTACCTCCACGCCCACCGGGAATCCTACACATCTCTGCCGTAGTTTCTGTACAGGTATCTAAAACCGGAAGCTCCAGTAACTGGCTATCCATGCCGGCACGATGTAACTCGGCTCCCATAATATTAACATCGAAACCAAGATTTTGACCTACAATAAATTTAGTTTTCGCTAAAGCCTCGTTGAATTTCGCTAACATTTCCTGTAGTGAAATTCCTTCTTCTTTTGCCAAATCTGTAGAAATACCGTGTATCCTTTCAGCATCATAAGGAATATCAAAACCTTCTGGGTGCACCAGATAATCCTGATGTTCTATAAGCCTTCCCATCTCGTCATGTAACTGCCACGCGATCTGTATACATCTTGGCCAGTTATCAGAATCCGTTAAAGGCGCGTCCCAACGCTTTGGTAATCCGGTAGTTTCGGTATCAAAAATTAAATACATTGGCTCTTAGTTATTTATACCCTGTATGAAGAAAAAGGGTAATTCAGCAACATCTTATCTTGCAAAACTAAGCATAATTTCAGTTGAGAAAAAGTGTGTTTTTCAACAATTATTAACCATTAAAAAAGCCTCACGGTAATTGAAGTAAAACTCCTTTTCCGTGAGGCTCGATACGAACATTAAAACTACTACTACTTCAATCAAACATCTATTCGCATCATAACTTTATTTTATTTCTTCTAGTCAAATTTATACTCAAGAGACTTTACTTCTTTTAATGAAGCCAAAATTGAATTTTTCTGTTTCAACAAAATGTTTTGAGTAGATGCCGGCACATTGGTATCGTCTAAGATCTTTTGGTATTCTTCAACAGCTACTTCTTCTCCTCTAATAGCTTCCTCTAAAACTGCTTCTTCTTTATTTCCAGAAAGTGCTGTTTTTAGATTCATCCATGTGCGGTGAGCATCACCGGCTAAACTAGAACCCTTATCTGGCACTTCGCCATAATTTCTAATTTCAGACTTTAATTCGTGTCCAAAATCATATCTTTCCTGTGCTCTTTCAGTGAAAAAAGATTTTAGTTTATCGTTCTTTATATTTTCCGCTGCAAACTTGTAACCCTTTTCAGCGTCATAATTTTTTTCCAACAGATCATTTAGCTTTTCTGATACTTCTTCTGAATATTTCATAATCTTTTTTTTTATTGTTTTGTGAAGTAAATCTACAACGCAAATACCGCCGCAACAACCTATTTAACAGGGTTTAGCACTAATTAACTGCTTTTAACAAGAGTGCAGGATTTTACTGATTTTTATTGTCTTTTATTTAGTATTGATATGAGTTCATTATCATTCTAGAAGCGTTACAATATTTTATTGCCAAGGTCTTGTATATTAGAAAAATGTAGTATCTTTGCAGCCTTATTAATAATAGGGGTCGGGAACCCCATAAATTAATTTTTATGCCTGTAAAAATAAGATTACAAAGACACGGTAAAAAAGGAAAACCTTTTTACTGGATCGTAGCGGCTGACGCTCGTTCAAAAAGAGATGGTAAATTCTTAGACAAAGTAGGAATTTATAATCCAAATACGAATCCTGCAACAATCGAATTAGATGTTGACGGTGCTGTAAAATGGTTGCAAAATGGAGCACAGCCAACTGATACTGCTCGTGCTATCCTTTCTTACAAAGGTGCATTGCTTAAAAATCACCTTGCTGGTGGTGTTAGAAAAGGCGCTTTAACTGAAGAAGAAGCTGAGAAGAAATTCCAGGCTTGGTTAGATGAAAAAGAAAGCAAAATCAACGACAAGAAAGAAAATCTTACGAAAGCAGAACAAGAAGCTAGAGATAAAGCTTTAGCTGCTGAGAAAGAAGTAAATGCTAAGCGTGAAGCTGCCGCTGCTGAAGCTGCTGCAGTTACAGAAGAAGGCGAGCCAGAAGCTGATGTTAACAAAGAAGTTGACGAAGCTACAGGTGAAGAAGCTAAGACTGAAGAAAAACAAGGTTAATTTACTAGCTGACGATGACTAAAGAAGAATGTTTCTACTTAGGTAAAATCGTTAGTAAATATAGCTTTAAAGGGGAACTCCTTATCAAATTAGATACAGACGAACCCGAATTGTACACAGAAATGGAATCAGTTTTCGTTGAATACAACGATAATCTGGTTCCATTTTTTATTGAAAAAAGTTCCTTACACAAAAGCACACTCCTACGTGCTAAGATCGAAGATATCGCCACTGAAGATGATGCAGACGACATGATTGGCTGCGAACTTTATCTTCCACTTACTTTCCTTCCTGAACTGGACGAAGATCAGTTCTATTATCACGAAATTATAGGTTTTAAGGTTATTGATGCCGAACATGGCGATATTGGTATAATCACTTCAATAAACGACAGCACCGCTCAGGCTTTATTCGAAATTAAAAAAGACGGTAAAGAAATTCTGATACCGATGAATGATGAATTTATCGAAAAAATCGACAAGCCGAAGCAAACCATCCACCTCACCACTCCTGAAGGACTTATTGACCTGTATTTAGGCTAGAAGCTAGAGAATAGGCCAGAGAATATAGAAAAAGATAAAAGAATCAGGATTCAAGAACTAAGATGGAATTTTGAATTGTTTCCGCTGAATTCTTTTCTGTTTATAATTCATAACTTATTGATAATTGTTTACGCCACCTGCTACTGCCGATTAAAGGACTATTATAAGTTACTCGAAGAGATAAATATGAGAGTTTAAAAACTACGCAAAATTAATTTCAACACAATAATCTGAATTTGATTATCCGTAATCTGTGATAGTTATTTATTTTCGTCATTCCGGACTTGATCCGGAATCTCCTACGGTATTGAAAAACATGAACTTGTGGCTGAGACCCTGAATCAAGTTCAGGGTGACGACAGCTTATTATGATTCATTCCTGATATTCATAACTGAATTAATTTAACTGAAGTTATTGCGGGTCTGAAGCGATTCTATTCGTCATTGGGCTAAAAATAAAAACCTCACAGGTTTTAAAACCTGTGAGGTTTAATGTATTATTTTAAAAATTAGCTGAGAGCTTAGCGCTAATAGCTATAAGCCAAAAACTACCCTACAATATTTACAATCTTACCTGGAACTACGATTACCTTTTTAGGAGTTCTTCCGTCTAATTGTTTTTGAGTTCGTTCGTCTTCCATTACCGTTTTCTCAATCTCATCTTTACTCATATCCATTGGTAATTCCATGGTAAAACGCATTTTTCCGTTGAATGAAATTGGATAATTTTTAGTACTTTCTACTAAAAATTTCTCTTCGAATTCGGGGTATTTAGCCGTTACAATAGATTCTGAATATCCAAGTTTACTCCAAAGTTCTTCAGCAATATGTGGCGCATAAGGCGCTATTAAAACTGCTAAAGGTTCTAATATTTCACGGCTATTGCACTTTTGGGCATTTAATTCATTCACGCAAATCATAAATGTAGAAACCGAAGTATTAAAACTGAAATTCTCGATATCTTCGGTTACTTTTTTAATGGTTTTATGTAACGTTTTTAGAGAATCTGCTGAGGCTTTTTCCTCTGAAACTTCAAATTGGTCGTTTTTGAAGTATAATTTCCAAAGTTTTTTTAAGAAGTTATGCACTCCTGTAATTCCGGCAGTATTCCAAGGTTTTGCCTGATCGATTGGCCCTAAGAACATTTCGTACATACGTAAAGTATCTGCTCCATAATCTTCACAAATATCATCTGGATTTACCACATTATATTTGGACTTCGACATCTTTTCAACCTCTCGAGAAACTATCAATTTACCTTCGCTTCTAAACAGTTCACTTGGATCAATATCCATATCATACCAATCGGCCAGAGAGACTTCATCTTCAATTTCATTACTTAGATTTATAAAATCGATTGGAACCACTATTTTATTTAATGAAAAGTATATTTGCTCAACATCAAAACCTGAAGTCTCAAAAAATTCCTTAATTAGATCAGCTTCAAAAACATCAGTCAATTTAAACTTGATACCAGTAATTACAGATTCAGAGTTCTTATCTTCCAATAACTTCCATGAAACTAAACGACCGTCAAAAACTTCATCGAATAAACTATCAAAATTTCTATCTTTTTCTTTTAATTCTTCTGAAGTTAAATTTTCACTAGCTCCATAATAGTAACCTGAATTGATTCTATAGGTAAAAGCACTCGTCCCCAAAATCATTCCCTGATTGATCAGCTTTTTAAAAGGTTCTTCCACTTTTAAATGTCCGCGATCTTTTAAGAATTTGGTCCAGAATCTAGAATATAATAAATGGCCGGTTGCATGCTCGCTTCCGCCGATATATAAATCTACATTTTCCCAGTAATCTAAAGCTGCTTCCGAAGCAAAAACCTCATCATTAGCGGCATCCATATAACGGAATAAATACCAGCTACTTCCAGCCCAACCCGGCATCGTGTTGAGCTCTAATGGAAATACCGTTTTATCATCGATCTTATCGTTGCTTACTACTTGATTCGCGGTAGTATCCCAAGCCCAATCTGTAGCGTTTCCTAATGGTGGCTCACCGGTTTCGGTCGGTAAATACTTTTCTACTTCTGGAAGATGTAATGGTAAATGTTCTATATCGATTATTTGCGGCAAACCATTTACATAATAAACCGGAAATGGCTCTCCCCAATAACGCTGGCGAGAAAATACTGCATCTCTTAATCGGTAATTTGTTTTACCATAACCGCAATCTAATTCTTCTAATTTAAGAATCGCTTTTTGTAGCGCTTCTTTATATTTTAATCCGCTTAAGAAATCGGAATTTGAAATTACCGTTCCTTCTTTACCGCTATGGGCTTCTTCAGAAATATCGGCATTTTCGAAAATATTCTTTATCGGAATTTCGAAATGCTTAGCAAAATCGTAATCACGTTGATCTCCGCATGGTACTGCCATTACAGCTCCGGTTCCGTAACCCGCTAATACATAATCCCCAATCCAAACCGGGATTGGCTCTTTAGTAAACGGATGTTCTGCATAAGCTCCCGTAAAAGCACCGGTTATTGTTTTTACATCGGCCATTCGCTCACGCTCACTACGCTTTGCACTTGCTTCGATGTATGCTTCTACTTCTTCTCGCTGAGCCTCAGTAGTTATTTCTTTTACTAAATCGTGCTCTGGAGCTAAGGTCATAAACGTAACTCCAAAAATTGTATCTGGACGAGTAGTAAAAACACCAACTTGATGCTCGGTTCCCTGAATTTTAAAATCTACATGTGCTCCAACGGATTTCCCGATCCAGTTACGCTGACTTTCTTTTAAACTGTCAGTCCAATCCAGCTCTTCCAAGCCTTTGAGTAAACGTTCTGCAAATGCAGAGATTCGCATACTCCATTGGGTCATTTTTTTACGAACAACCGGATAACCGCCACGTTCTGAAACTCCGTTTACAATCTCGTCGTTTGCTAAAACTGTACCCAATTGCGGGCACCAGTTTACTTCAGTTTCAGCTAAATAAGTAAGTCTATATTTTAATAAAACCTGTTGTTTTTCTTCGGAAGAAAAATTATTCCATTCTTCTGCTGAAAAAGCCTCGATATTATCATCACAAGCTGCTTTTATTCTTGTATTTCCTTCCGCAGCAAAAATTGTAGAAAGTTCTGAAATAGGACGAGATTTATCAACTTCAACATCGTACCAAGATTCGAAAAGCTCGCTAAAAATCCACTGCGTCCATTTGTAATAATCAGGATTACTAGTACGTACTTCTCTACTCCAATCGAAACTAAATCCAATTTTATCTAATTGCTCACGATATCTTGCAATGTTATTTTTAGTAGTAATTGCAGGGTGCTGGCCGGTTTGTATAGCATATTGTTCCGCCGGAAGCCCAAAACTATCGTAACCTTGTGGATGCAAAACATTAAAACCTTTGTGACGTTTGTAACGTGCATAAATATCACTAGCAATATATCCTAATGGATGCCCAACATGCAATCCCGCTCCCGAAGGATAAGGAAACATATCGAGTACGTAATATTTTGGCTTATCTGAAGTATTAGATGCTTTAAAAGTCTGGTTTTCTGCCCAGTGCTTTTGCCATTTGGCTTCAATTTCGTTGAAGTTGTAGTTCATTTCTATCTATTTCTGAAGGTCCTAACGGACTTTATTTTAGTCGGAATTTTACTGAATTCCGTGATCATCAATAATTAACAATGCCCGCAAATTTACAATTTTAAAATGGTTGGAAATAATTAAGATTGGAAATAGGTTTGATGGATAGTTGAAAGTTTACGGCTGACGGTTTACAGCATTTAATGTTTAATAATTAGAGAATCTTAATGAGATTCTAATCAAGTTCAGCATGACGCTAATGAAGAAATTAAATTCAACAATCGAAATTCAACATTTTTAATCTAACTTCTATTATCTATTCTCTAACCTCTAAAAGCGAAGCGGTCTAATTTCTCGCTTCTTTTTCCATCGGCAGTAATGCGCGATAAATAAATTCGTTTACGGGAGTTTCAATTCCCAATTTTTTGCCTTGCTTTACGATATATCCATTAAAGTTTTCTAATTCAGAAGGACGTCCCGCCATAATATCTCGTTGCGTTGAAGCTGTTGCTGTGAGTCCCTGCTTTCCGATAAATTGAAATAGCTGTTCTACATCTTCATCATCAAAATTAATCCCTTTTGCTTGTGCGATGGCTTGGATTTCAAGACCGGTTTTCTTCAAAATATCTTGTAAGTAATCGTCTTGCCACATTTTACCAATACTTACACGAGTTAATCCTCCTAATCCGCTAACGGTAGCAATAAAAGCAAACTTTCGCCACACTTCTCTAAATATATCTCCCGGAACAATCGCTTTAAAACCAGAATTGTTAAAAACTTGCTTCAATTTTAAAACGCGCTCTGACTTTTCATTATCCAACTCACCAAAAATAAGTTCAGGATCAAACTGAAAATGATTGATTACTCCCGGCGCTTCTTTTTTACTATAAATTTTACAAAATCCGGCTAAAACATTCTGTTTAGGTAATATTCCCTGAAGTTTTTCCATATTATCAGCACCATTTTGCAAGGGCAACACCATGGTATTTTCAGAAATAATCGATTTTAATTTGCTAGCTGCATCGGTAATCTGCCAGGATTTTAGACCCAGAATTACCAAATCTGGTGTCTCTATTTCACTAAGCTTATCTGTAGCTTTTACATCTTTCACTAAAAAATCACCGTTGACACTTTTTACGGTAAGTCCGTTTTCTTTTATCGCTTTTAAATGTTCATTTCTGGCAATAAAGCTTACATCTTGTCCTGCTTGCGCTAAACGCCCTCCAAAATAACCACCAACGCCACCAGTGCCATAAATTAGAATTTTCATAGTTTTAATTTTTATTCTGAATTTCATTAATTTTTAGCCAAAATTGTAATCCCTTTACGGATAATTTATGCTTATTTCTTCAAATTTAAACTTCTAAGAATAATTAGTAAAGTTTGCACGTTAAGAAAGTTAGGAAACCATTTACTTTATTATTTTTACAAAAAATTGGTAGCTGTATATGAGCACATCTTTTGAAAGATATCAAAAGCGTCGGTTAATTTCATCTTACTTTTCAGTAGTACTTAGTATCGCGCTGGTACTATTTCTATTGGGGATGCTTGGTTTATTGGTGCTAAATACCAAAAAAGTAGCCGACCACTTTAAAGAACAAATCGCATTAACGGTCTATTTTAACGACGATGCGAAAGAAGATGCCATGCAAAAGCTTACGAAAAGCTTAGATACTGCTTCTTACACCAGATCGGTCACATTTGTGTCGAAAGAAGAAGCTGCCAAGCAAACTAAAGAAGCTATTGGTGAAGATTTTATGGAATTTCTGGATTATAATCCATTGCAGAATTCTATTGATGTTTACATGAATGCCGATTTTGTTTCTTCTGAAAAAGTAGAGGAAATTGCCGCTCAGCTTTCAGAAAACACTTTGGTAGACGAGGTTTCTTACGACAAACCCTTGATTTCTCTATTAAATAATAATCTAAAAAAGATTAGTTTTTGGGTTCTTGTAGTAAGTGCTCTATTCACTTTTATCGCAGTTTTACTTATCAACAGTTCGATACGACTATCTGTATATTCCAAAAGGTTTACTATTAAAACCATGCAAATGGTTGGCGCGACCAAAGGTTTTATTCGTCGCCCGTTTATATGGAATAGTGTAAAATTAGGAATGATTGGCGCCATAGTAGCGCTTATAGGCATGGCTGCAGTAATCTATTATCTAAACAATAGTTTTACAGAACTCAATTTATTAGCTGATAAAAAACTAATATTAGCTTTATTTGGCGGTGTTTTCTTAACAGGAATTATTATTACCTGGTTAAGTACATTCTTTGCCACAACCAGATTTTTGAATTTACAAACAGACGAGCTTTATTATTAAAGCTAAAATTATAAAACATGAGCAATAACACTAAACCCCAAGAACAAGACAAAAACTTTGTATTTGGTAAAAAGAATTACAAATTCATGTTTATCGGTCTGGCCGTAATCGCTTTAGGATTTATTTTGATGGCAGGCGGAGGTAGCGACGATCCTAACGAGTTTAATGAAGCTGTATATAATTTTAGACGTATTCGCCTAGCTCCTGCAATCGTTTTGATTGGTTTTGGAATTCAGGTTTATGCTATTTTATTAAACCCAAACAAAAAATAAAATTTGGATACTTTAGATGCCATCATTCTTGGAATTATCCAAGGGTTAACTGAATTTTTACCTGTTTCTTCAAGCGGACATTTAGAATTAGGAAAAGCAATTTTAGGAGACAATAGTGTTCCTGAAGAATCTATGATGTTTACCGTTGTACTGCATTTCGCCACGGCATTAAGTACCATTGTAGTTTTTAGAAAAGACATTTTTGAAATTTTTAAAGGCCTTTTTCAATTTAAATGGAACGAGGAAACACAATTTTCAGCCAAGATCATTATTTCTATGATTCCTGCTGCGTTAATTGGTGTCTTCTTTGAAGAACATTTAGAAGAACTTTTTGGTGGCAGTGTGGTCTTTGTTGGCTTCATGCTTATCATTACGGCTCTTTTACTATGGTTGGCAGATAAAGCAAAAAATACAGGAAAGCCGGTAAGTTTTATGAATGCATTTATTATTGGTGTATCACAAGCTATTGCCATGTTACCGGGAATTTCAAGAAGCGGTTCTACAATTTCGACTTCTGTACTTTTAGGAAACGATAAAACCAAAGCAGCTCGATTTTCTTTCTTAATGGTTGTACCGCTAATATTCGGTAAAATCGCTAAAGATTTATTAGACGGTAATATTACTGAAGAATCTGTAGGAGGATCTCACTTAATCATTGGGTTCATTGCAGCATTTTTATCTGGTCTTGTTGCCTGTACCTGGATGATCTCTTTAGTAAGAAAAAGTAAACTTTCTTATTTCTCTATTTACTGCCTTATTGTAGGTGTTCTGGCAATCGGATTTGGTTATTTTGGTTAAAATCTGACTATTTTTTCTGAAGTGTTCTGAGTTATTTATGCTGAATAAAGTTGAAGTAACCGAATTCTTGATAAGTCTGTAAAAACTCTAAATTTACCTGCGCTAGTTTTAAATTTGTATTTAAGTTTGAAGCCGAAAATAAATTGAAGATGGAGCATCCCATAATTACCGCTGAAGAATTTAAAGAAGGACAAATACTACTTTTTGACAAGCCGTTAAACTGGACATCTTTTCAGTTGGTGAATAAAGTCCGTTGGATGATTCGTAAGAGCTGCAACATCAAAAAGATTAAAGTAGGCCACGCAGGAACTTTAGATCCTTTAGCTACCGGCCTTTTAATTATTTGTACCGGGAAATTCACAAAACGAATTCCAGAACTTCAGGGGCAAATAAAAGAATACACCGGCATCTTTAGCCTTGGCGCAACCACTCCTTCTTACGACCTGGAAACCGAAGTTGATGAAACTTTTCCAATAGATCATATTTCCGAAGAAGACATTACCGAAGCCACTAAAAATTTTATAGGTGAAATTGACCAATATCCACCGGTATTTTCAGCATTGAAAAAAGACGGTAAGCGACTTTACGAATACGCTCGTAAAGGCGAGAAAGTAGAAATACCATCCCGAAAAATCACTATCGAAAATTTCGAAGTTGATGCTGCTAATTTCCCCAATATTAATTTTAAAGTGGTGTGCAGCAAAGGAACTTATATTCGCAGCTTAGCACACGATTTCGGAAAATCGTTAAAAAGCGGCGCCCATCTTTCTGAATTACTAAGAACAAAAATTGGAGA is from Zunongwangia endophytica and encodes:
- a CDS encoding ferritin-like domain-containing protein gives rise to the protein MKYSEEVSEKLNDLLEKNYDAEKGYKFAAENIKNDKLKSFFTERAQERYDFGHELKSEIRNYGEVPDKGSSLAGDAHRTWMNLKTALSGNKEEAVLEEAIRGEEVAVEEYQKILDDTNVPASTQNILLKQKNSILASLKEVKSLEYKFD
- a CDS encoding 30S ribosomal protein S16; protein product: MPVKIRLQRHGKKGKPFYWIVAADARSKRDGKFLDKVGIYNPNTNPATIELDVDGAVKWLQNGAQPTDTARAILSYKGALLKNHLAGGVRKGALTEEEAEKKFQAWLDEKESKINDKKENLTKAEQEARDKALAAEKEVNAKREAAAAEAAAVTEEGEPEADVNKEVDEATGEEAKTEEKQG
- the rimM gene encoding ribosome maturation factor RimM (Essential for efficient processing of 16S rRNA) is translated as MTKEECFYLGKIVSKYSFKGELLIKLDTDEPELYTEMESVFVEYNDNLVPFFIEKSSLHKSTLLRAKIEDIATEDDADDMIGCELYLPLTFLPELDEDQFYYHEIIGFKVIDAEHGDIGIITSINDSTAQALFEIKKDGKEILIPMNDEFIEKIDKPKQTIHLTTPEGLIDLYLG
- a CDS encoding leucine--tRNA ligase, yielding MNYNFNEIEAKWQKHWAENQTFKASNTSDKPKYYVLDMFPYPSGAGLHVGHPLGYIASDIYARYKRHKGFNVLHPQGYDSFGLPAEQYAIQTGQHPAITTKNNIARYREQLDKIGFSFDWSREVRTSNPDYYKWTQWIFSELFESWYDVEVDKSRPISELSTIFAAEGNTRIKAACDDNIEAFSAEEWNNFSSEEKQQVLLKYRLTYLAETEVNWCPQLGTVLANDEIVNGVSERGGYPVVRKKMTQWSMRISAFAERLLKGLEELDWTDSLKESQRNWIGKSVGAHVDFKIQGTEHQVGVFTTRPDTIFGVTFMTLAPEHDLVKEITTEAQREEVEAYIEASAKRSERERMADVKTITGAFTGAYAEHPFTKEPIPVWIGDYVLAGYGTGAVMAVPCGDQRDYDFAKHFEIPIKNIFENADISEEAHSGKEGTVISNSDFLSGLKYKEALQKAILKLEELDCGYGKTNYRLRDAVFSRQRYWGEPFPVYYVNGLPQIIDIEHLPLHLPEVEKYLPTETGEPPLGNATDWAWDTTANQVVSNDKIDDKTVFPLELNTMPGWAGSSWYLFRYMDAANDEVFASEAALDYWENVDLYIGGSEHATGHLLYSRFWTKFLKDRGHLKVEEPFKKLINQGMILGTSAFTYRINSGYYYGASENLTSEELKEKDRNFDSLFDEVFDGRLVSWKLLEDKNSESVITGIKFKLTDVFEADLIKEFFETSGFDVEQIYFSLNKIVVPIDFINLSNEIEDEVSLADWYDMDIDPSELFRSEGKLIVSREVEKMSKSKYNVVNPDDICEDYGADTLRMYEMFLGPIDQAKPWNTAGITGVHNFLKKLWKLYFKNDQFEVSEEKASADSLKTLHKTIKKVTEDIENFSFNTSVSTFMICVNELNAQKCNSREILEPLAVLIAPYAPHIAEELWSKLGYSESIVTAKYPEFEEKFLVESTKNYPISFNGKMRFTMELPMDMSKDEIEKTVMEDERTQKQLDGRTPKKVIVVPGKIVNIVG
- a CDS encoding ketopantoate reductase family protein, with translation MKILIYGTGGVGGYFGGRLAQAGQDVSFIARNEHLKAIKENGLTVKSVNGDFLVKDVKATDKLSEIETPDLVILGLKSWQITDAASKLKSIISENTMVLPLQNGADNMEKLQGILPKQNVLAGFCKIYSKKEAPGVINHFQFDPELIFGELDNEKSERVLKLKQVFNNSGFKAIVPGDIFREVWRKFAFIATVSGLGGLTRVSIGKMWQDDYLQDILKKTGLEIQAIAQAKGINFDDEDVEQLFQFIGKQGLTATASTQRDIMAGRPSELENFNGYIVKQGKKLGIETPVNEFIYRALLPMEKEARN
- a CDS encoding cell division protein FtsX yields the protein MSTSFERYQKRRLISSYFSVVLSIALVLFLLGMLGLLVLNTKKVADHFKEQIALTVYFNDDAKEDAMQKLTKSLDTASYTRSVTFVSKEEAAKQTKEAIGEDFMEFLDYNPLQNSIDVYMNADFVSSEKVEEIAAQLSENTLVDEVSYDKPLISLLNNNLKKISFWVLVVSALFTFIAVLLINSSIRLSVYSKRFTIKTMQMVGATKGFIRRPFIWNSVKLGMIGAIVALIGMAAVIYYLNNSFTELNLLADKKLILALFGGVFLTGIIITWLSTFFATTRFLNLQTDELYY
- a CDS encoding DUF3098 domain-containing protein translates to MSNNTKPQEQDKNFVFGKKNYKFMFIGLAVIALGFILMAGGGSDDPNEFNEAVYNFRRIRLAPAIVLIGFGIQVYAILLNPNKK
- a CDS encoding undecaprenyl-diphosphate phosphatase yields the protein MDTLDAIILGIIQGLTEFLPVSSSGHLELGKAILGDNSVPEESMMFTVVLHFATALSTIVVFRKDIFEIFKGLFQFKWNEETQFSAKIIISMIPAALIGVFFEEHLEELFGGSVVFVGFMLIITALLLWLADKAKNTGKPVSFMNAFIIGVSQAIAMLPGISRSGSTISTSVLLGNDKTKAARFSFLMVVPLIFGKIAKDLLDGNITEESVGGSHLIIGFIAAFLSGLVACTWMISLVRKSKLSYFSIYCLIVGVLAIGFGYFG
- the truB gene encoding tRNA pseudouridine(55) synthase TruB; translated protein: MEHPIITAEEFKEGQILLFDKPLNWTSFQLVNKVRWMIRKSCNIKKIKVGHAGTLDPLATGLLIICTGKFTKRIPELQGQIKEYTGIFSLGATTPSYDLETEVDETFPIDHISEEDITEATKNFIGEIDQYPPVFSALKKDGKRLYEYARKGEKVEIPSRKITIENFEVDAANFPNINFKVVCSKGTYIRSLAHDFGKSLKSGAHLSELLRTKIGEFDVKEALNLEDFENKLPAEI